A portion of the Halobacterium zhouii genome contains these proteins:
- a CDS encoding hydantoinase/oxoprolinase family protein has product MTGRVVGVDVGGTFTDVTLLVDGELVTAKVPSTEGQSEGVMAGIEKACADAGISPDDIEGFSHAMTVSVNALLEESGAKTALVTTEGFRDVLEIGRQDRPSLYDLEAEKPTPLVPRRRRYEVSERTTTEGIKQSVDEDEVREVANSIRDDGAEAVAISLLHAYVHPQNERRVAEVLREELEVPVSASHEVLAEFREYERTSTTVVDAYVRPAIDRYIGHLTERAADAGVPQPRIMQANGGITDADTVRQKAVLTALSGPAAGVVGASAMSSGGSDDQDARLVTFDMGGTSSDVSLIRDGDVKRTTDGSISDRPIKTPLVDIETVGAGGGSIAWVDAGGALRIGPHSAGSDPGPACYGWGGTEPTVTDANLVLGYIGSSTSLGGELSLDEQAAYDALADLAEEAGMDGAVEAARGVYRVANANMTRAIRSVTVERGFDPRKFGLVAFGGAGPMHAVSIADNLDMERVVIPRASGVLSAYGLLAADEKQDAVKTYQRSLAAVDLDDVDGIYADLEEQVLAEISAPDRATVERTADLRYAGQSFELSVDVGESFSPRDAAERFAEAHEVAYGYQMDEPVHLVNCRVTATVERAVPDVEYAASGDAMKGTRTTTFEDGEYETPVYHRERLQPRQTVEGPAVIEQDESTIVIPPTWDVRVREDGTLVSEVGDE; this is encoded by the coding sequence ATGACCGGCCGTGTTGTCGGTGTCGACGTCGGCGGGACGTTCACTGACGTGACGCTACTGGTTGACGGCGAACTCGTCACGGCGAAGGTGCCGAGCACCGAGGGTCAGAGCGAAGGCGTGATGGCAGGCATCGAGAAGGCCTGTGCTGACGCCGGCATTTCGCCCGACGATATCGAGGGTTTCTCGCACGCGATGACCGTCTCGGTGAACGCGCTCCTCGAGGAGTCGGGTGCGAAGACCGCCTTGGTCACGACCGAGGGATTCCGGGACGTCCTCGAAATCGGCCGTCAAGATAGGCCGTCGCTGTACGACCTTGAGGCGGAGAAGCCGACGCCGCTCGTGCCGCGGCGTCGCCGCTACGAGGTGAGCGAACGAACGACGACTGAGGGAATCAAACAGTCGGTCGACGAAGACGAGGTTCGCGAGGTGGCCAATTCGATCCGCGACGACGGTGCCGAGGCGGTCGCCATCTCGCTCCTCCATGCGTACGTCCATCCCCAGAACGAGCGGCGCGTCGCCGAGGTGCTTCGGGAGGAACTTGAGGTTCCCGTATCGGCATCGCACGAGGTCCTGGCGGAGTTCCGTGAGTACGAGCGTACCTCGACGACTGTCGTCGACGCGTACGTGCGACCGGCAATCGACAGGTACATCGGCCATCTCACCGAACGGGCCGCCGACGCCGGCGTGCCCCAACCCCGCATCATGCAGGCTAACGGGGGAATCACCGACGCGGACACAGTTCGACAGAAAGCCGTGCTGACGGCACTCTCTGGGCCGGCAGCTGGGGTCGTTGGCGCGAGCGCTATGTCCAGTGGCGGTTCTGACGACCAGGATGCAAGACTCGTCACGTTCGACATGGGTGGGACGTCGAGTGATGTTAGTCTCATCCGCGACGGCGACGTAAAGCGGACGACCGACGGGTCGATAAGCGACCGGCCGATCAAGACGCCGCTGGTCGACATCGAGACGGTTGGCGCCGGTGGCGGGTCGATCGCGTGGGTCGACGCCGGCGGTGCGCTCCGCATCGGCCCGCATTCGGCGGGGTCCGACCCTGGACCGGCTTGCTACGGCTGGGGCGGCACCGAACCGACGGTGACAGACGCCAATCTCGTCCTCGGCTATATCGGGTCCAGCACCAGCCTCGGTGGGGAACTGTCGCTGGACGAGCAGGCGGCCTACGATGCGCTCGCCGACCTCGCCGAAGAGGCCGGAATGGACGGGGCGGTCGAGGCCGCACGGGGCGTATATCGTGTTGCCAACGCGAACATGACGCGTGCGATCCGGTCGGTCACGGTCGAGCGCGGGTTCGACCCTCGAAAGTTCGGCCTCGTCGCGTTCGGTGGTGCCGGACCGATGCATGCTGTCTCAATCGCGGACAATCTCGACATGGAACGCGTCGTTATCCCACGAGCCTCCGGGGTTCTGTCCGCGTACGGGCTGCTCGCCGCAGATGAAAAACAGGACGCAGTCAAGACCTATCAGCGGTCACTCGCCGCTGTCGACCTTGACGATGTCGACGGTATCTACGCTGATCTGGAGGAGCAGGTGCTTGCGGAGATCAGCGCCCCCGACCGCGCCACGGTCGAACGCACCGCCGACCTGCGCTACGCGGGCCAGAGCTTCGAACTGTCCGTCGACGTCGGCGAGTCGTTCAGTCCCCGCGACGCTGCAGAGCGGTTCGCGGAGGCGCACGAAGTCGCGTACGGGTACCAGATGGACGAACCGGTACACCTGGTCAACTGTCGCGTCACGGCGACCGTCGAGCGGGCGGTGCCGGACGTCGAGTACGCGGCGAGCGGTGACGCGATGAAGGGAACTAGGACTACGACGTTCGAAGACGGCGAGTACGAGACGCCTGTGTATCACCGCGAGCGGCTTCAACCGAGACAGACAGTCGAAGGGCCGGCCGTGATTGAACAGGACGAAAGCACGATTGTCATCCCCCCTACGTGGGACGTCCGCGTCCGCGAAGACGGCACGCTGGTGTCCGAGGTGGGTGACGAATGA
- a CDS encoding hydantoinase B/oxoprolinase family protein gives METNGVDANVSSTDDEIDPATLEILRNQLESIAEEMGHVLITGSYSPNIKERQDCSTALFDVEGKMIAQAEHIPVHLGAMPDAVDVVMDKDPKPGDVFIVNDPFEGGTHLPDITLVSTIAPEDDVIGFAVSRAHHADIGGSSPGSMPPGAQEIYEEGLRLPAVRLVDGGEQNDEVLEMILANVRTPDERRADLRAQRAANDRAEERLGDLLDEHGSLLLDAFDAVVDYSRERVESELADLPDGEYRARDVLEGDGVTDSDIHLETTVTIDNSSITVDFSGTAEQVDGNLNAPLSVAKSAVYFVVRAVTDPEIPSNHGCYEPVTVSAPTGTLLNPSPPAAVVGGNVETSQRVTDITLEALAEAIPERVPAGGQGTMNNLIIGDRTGEFTYYETIGGGFGARPGKDGMDGVQVGMTNTLNTPIEAMETEYPLRLERYALRESSGGDGRYRGGLGLERSVTVETDATVSLLTERRRTAPAGVNGGEDGATGENLVDGERVPSKASVDVSAGTTVTILTPGGGGHGEPDDRSQEAREQDRMDEKMTE, from the coding sequence ATGGAAACCAACGGAGTTGATGCCAACGTGAGCAGCACAGACGATGAAATCGACCCCGCGACGCTGGAGATTCTCCGGAATCAACTGGAGAGCATCGCGGAAGAGATGGGGCACGTCCTTATCACTGGATCGTACTCGCCGAACATCAAGGAACGCCAGGACTGCTCGACTGCGCTATTCGACGTCGAAGGGAAGATGATCGCGCAGGCGGAACACATCCCCGTTCATCTGGGTGCGATGCCCGACGCGGTCGACGTGGTCATGGACAAGGACCCGAAGCCGGGGGACGTGTTCATCGTCAACGACCCGTTCGAAGGCGGCACCCATCTTCCGGACATCACCCTCGTGTCGACCATCGCGCCCGAGGACGACGTCATCGGCTTCGCCGTCTCGCGAGCGCACCACGCAGACATCGGCGGGAGTTCGCCTGGGAGCATGCCGCCGGGCGCCCAAGAAATCTATGAGGAGGGGCTCCGGCTCCCGGCCGTCCGCCTCGTCGACGGTGGGGAGCAGAACGACGAGGTCCTCGAGATGATTCTAGCCAACGTCAGGACCCCTGACGAGCGGCGTGCCGACCTCCGCGCTCAGCGCGCTGCGAACGACCGCGCGGAGGAGCGACTCGGCGACCTCCTCGACGAGCACGGCTCGTTGCTACTGGATGCTTTCGACGCCGTCGTCGACTACTCGCGAGAACGCGTCGAATCCGAACTCGCGGATCTCCCAGACGGCGAATACCGGGCGCGCGACGTGCTCGAAGGCGATGGTGTGACGGACAGCGACATCCACCTCGAGACAACGGTCACCATCGACAACTCCTCGATAACAGTGGACTTCTCGGGGACGGCCGAGCAGGTCGACGGGAACCTTAACGCGCCGCTGTCCGTCGCGAAAAGCGCCGTCTACTTCGTCGTCCGCGCAGTCACGGACCCCGAGATTCCGTCCAATCACGGCTGCTACGAACCAGTGACGGTCTCGGCGCCGACGGGCACGCTACTGAACCCGTCCCCGCCCGCCGCAGTGGTGGGTGGGAACGTCGAGACCAGCCAGCGGGTCACCGACATCACCCTCGAGGCGCTCGCCGAGGCGATCCCCGAGCGCGTGCCAGCCGGCGGGCAGGGCACGATGAACAACCTCATCATCGGCGACCGCACGGGCGAGTTCACCTACTACGAGACGATCGGTGGCGGCTTCGGTGCCAGACCCGGCAAGGACGGTATGGACGGGGTTCAGGTCGGAATGACCAACACGCTCAACACCCCGATCGAGGCGATGGAGACCGAGTATCCGCTCCGATTGGAGCGATACGCGCTCCGGGAGTCGAGCGGCGGTGACGGTAGATACCGGGGTGGACTGGGCCTCGAACGGTCAGTTACCGTCGAGACTGACGCGACCGTGTCGCTACTCACAGAACGTCGACGCACGGCACCGGCCGGCGTCAACGGCGGTGAGGACGGGGCCACGGGCGAGAACCTCGTCGACGGTGAGCGCGTCCCGTCGAAGGCCTCGGTCGACGTGAGTGCCGGGACCACCGTGACGATTCTCACTCCCGGTGGTGGGGGACACGGCGAGCCAGACGACCGTTCCCAGGAGGCGAGAGAGCAGGACCGCATGGACGAGAAGATGACCGAGTGA
- a CDS encoding DUF998 domain-containing protein: protein MDATRYRDVGGVSLVSGGALVVLGLVTAQSQYPGYSTTTQTISALGTASAPAASQAVFNATMVLTGALLLVAAYALHQVYARRALTGAAAGTALGIAGVGLFPAHTGLPHVVAAMVAFGGMGVTALVVAATVSSTFRYVSAVLGTLELLALVLFVTLGSATTLGVGGLERWVAYLGVLWTTAFGGSLFTGTGAHA from the coding sequence ATGGACGCTACGCGATACCGGGACGTCGGCGGTGTGTCGCTCGTAAGCGGTGGGGCGCTGGTAGTCCTCGGGTTGGTCACGGCCCAGTCCCAGTACCCGGGGTACAGCACGACGACACAGACAATCAGCGCGCTCGGAACGGCGAGCGCGCCGGCGGCGTCCCAGGCAGTGTTCAACGCCACGATGGTGCTCACGGGCGCGCTGTTGCTCGTCGCGGCCTACGCCCTCCACCAGGTGTACGCTCGACGCGCGCTCACCGGCGCGGCCGCGGGGACGGCACTCGGCATCGCGGGCGTCGGACTGTTCCCCGCGCACACGGGTCTCCCGCACGTCGTCGCCGCGATGGTGGCGTTCGGCGGGATGGGCGTCACCGCGCTCGTGGTCGCGGCGACCGTCAGTAGCACGTTCCGGTACGTCTCGGCTGTACTGGGGACGCTCGAACTCCTCGCGTTGGTGCTCTTCGTCACGCTCGGCAGCGCGACGACGCTGGGCGTCGGCGGCTTGGAGCGGTGGGTCGCGTACCTCGGAGTCCTGTGGACGACGGCGTTCGGCGGCTCCCTCTTCACGGGCACCGGAGCGCACGCCTGA
- a CDS encoding AIM24 family protein translates to MNVDQFTAEHAPTETDAPFQLENKYTLDVAVDGEVTAKAGSMIAFTGDLSFTGRSSAEGGVKGFLKQAATGEGTPVMAVEGQGHAYFADHEKKIQLLELDADDSITVNGEDVLAFESDVSYEIASMDSLAGAFAGGFTNVYLEGPGYVAITTHGDPIVLEPPVSTDPSATVAWSGTTPNVEVNRSLSDMVGQESGERYQMQFPEGDGFVVVQPYEEHA, encoded by the coding sequence ATGAACGTCGACCAGTTCACCGCAGAGCACGCACCGACCGAGACCGACGCGCCGTTCCAACTGGAGAACAAGTACACCCTCGACGTCGCCGTCGACGGGGAGGTGACCGCGAAAGCGGGATCGATGATCGCGTTCACTGGCGACCTGTCGTTCACCGGACGTAGCTCCGCCGAGGGGGGCGTGAAGGGGTTCCTCAAGCAGGCCGCAACCGGCGAGGGAACGCCCGTGATGGCCGTCGAGGGCCAGGGCCACGCCTACTTCGCGGACCACGAGAAGAAGATCCAGCTCCTCGAACTCGACGCTGACGACTCGATCACCGTCAACGGCGAGGACGTGCTCGCGTTCGAATCCGACGTCAGCTACGAGATCGCGTCCATGGACAGCCTTGCCGGCGCGTTCGCCGGCGGGTTCACGAACGTCTACCTCGAAGGACCGGGCTACGTCGCCATCACGACGCACGGCGACCCCATCGTCCTCGAACCACCGGTTTCGACCGACCCGAGCGCCACGGTCGCGTGGAGCGGAACCACGCCGAACGTCGAGGTCAACCGCAGCCTCTCGGACATGGTCGGACAGGAGTCCGGCGAACGCTACCAGATGCAGTTCCCCGAGGGCGACGGCTTCGTGGTCGTCCAGCCCTACGAGGAGCACGCCTGA
- a CDS encoding DUF7351 domain-containing protein — MSSRELEDVFGLLANESRIDIIHHLWDAYPDHLSFSDLRSRIGVRDSGTFNYHLNALTPQFVRKDGEGYTVTYAGRQAIGAAVSGQFTGASDVEIDSVPAGDCMHCAGDVLASYEDGSITVECTDCDGLITQMPVPPVTVAAIDSEALPRVFSKHLLTIAQQLSRGFCTLCNGHVDSTLTALSSDESVTYRSILDVQFECRECGTRRNLNVGGVVMDHPAVVSFLFDAGIDLRETYVWEVIPLLDPDAAIESEDPLRLNVTVVIDGDALELTIDESATVVDYARQQ, encoded by the coding sequence ATGTCATCCCGCGAGCTCGAGGACGTCTTCGGCCTGCTCGCGAACGAATCCCGGATCGACATCATCCACCACCTCTGGGACGCGTACCCCGACCACCTCTCGTTTTCCGACCTCCGGTCGCGAATCGGTGTCCGCGACTCCGGCACGTTCAACTACCACCTGAACGCGCTCACCCCGCAGTTCGTCCGGAAAGACGGGGAGGGGTACACAGTGACCTACGCGGGCCGGCAAGCGATCGGAGCGGCCGTCTCCGGCCAGTTCACGGGAGCCAGCGACGTCGAAATCGACTCGGTGCCTGCGGGGGACTGTATGCACTGTGCAGGGGACGTCCTCGCGAGCTACGAGGACGGCTCGATCACCGTCGAGTGCACGGACTGCGACGGGCTGATCACACAGATGCCCGTCCCGCCCGTCACTGTCGCGGCGATAGATTCCGAGGCGCTTCCGCGCGTGTTCAGCAAGCACCTGCTGACGATCGCCCAGCAGCTCAGCCGCGGCTTCTGTACGCTGTGTAACGGTCACGTGGACTCGACGTTGACCGCGCTGTCGAGTGACGAGTCGGTCACGTACCGGTCGATTCTCGACGTCCAGTTCGAGTGTCGGGAGTGTGGCACCAGGCGGAACCTCAACGTGGGTGGCGTCGTCATGGACCACCCTGCCGTCGTCTCGTTCCTCTTCGACGCCGGAATCGACCTCCGGGAGACGTACGTCTGGGAGGTCATCCCGCTCCTCGACCCGGACGCGGCGATCGAGTCAGAGGACCCCCTTCGGTTGAACGTCACGGTGGTGATCGACGGCGACGCGCTCGAACTGACGATCGACGAGTCCGCCACCGTCGTCGATTACGCGCGCCAACAGTGA